In one Zobellia galactanivorans genomic region, the following are encoded:
- a CDS encoding sugar transferase: MYRYFFKRLIDFIMALSILTLALPIILLVVLFLGIANRGSIFFVQKRPGKDGKIFTILKFKTMNDKKDASGNLLPDEKRLTSAGKFIRKTSLDELPQLLNVLKGDMSLIGPRPLLVSYLPLYNDYQRRRHEVKPGITGWAQVNGRNAISWNKKFEYDVWYVDHISFPLDLKILFLTVLKVVKTDGISSDTSATMELFTGNSELCD; encoded by the coding sequence ATTTACCGTTATTTTTTTAAAAGACTAATCGATTTTATAATGGCATTGTCAATTTTGACTTTGGCCCTGCCTATCATATTGCTCGTTGTTCTTTTTTTAGGAATCGCTAATCGTGGAAGTATCTTTTTTGTTCAAAAACGCCCTGGAAAAGACGGCAAAATCTTCACCATATTGAAGTTCAAGACCATGAACGACAAAAAAGATGCAAGCGGAAACCTTCTTCCTGACGAAAAAAGACTTACCTCTGCAGGTAAATTCATTAGAAAAACATCCCTTGATGAACTCCCCCAATTATTAAACGTGCTCAAGGGAGATATGAGCCTAATTGGCCCCCGCCCATTATTAGTCTCGTATTTGCCCCTCTACAACGATTATCAGAGGCGAAGGCACGAGGTCAAGCCGGGCATAACGGGATGGGCACAAGTGAACGGGAGAAATGCCATATCTTGGAATAAAAAATTTGAATATGACGTGTGGTATGTTGACCACATCTCTTTCCCCCTCGATCTCAAAATATTGTTTTTGACCGTACTGAAAGTAGTCAAAACCGATGGGATCTCATCCGATACCAGTGCCACAATGGAATTGTTTACAGGAAATAGCGAACTATGCGATTAA
- a CDS encoding glycosyltransferase codes for MKRKLFRIAAAPGSLAVLLNGQLRYMNDFFDVTGVASEGSQHQTIRDSEGIRTVVVNIDRKINLWADIVSLYKLFVLFKKEKPDIIHSITPKAGLLSMVAGYLAGVPYRLHTFTGLVFPTQQGLIKHMLIFFDRIICFCATHIYPEGRGVKKDLTAYKITRKPLKIIGHGNVNGIDLDHFDPMLYPSNIQKEIRKNLHIDESDFIWSFVGRIGFDKGIEEMITSFVQVQKESKNSKLLLVGPYEKDMDPLPPSIEKEIEENEGIISVGWQQDVRPYFAISNVFVFPSYREGFPNVLLQAGAMGKYSIVTNINGSNEIIEDGINGTIIPVKNSDALTHAMLNCLNTPSDYFGSNPKYRQLISEKYSQQFVWSEQLKEYRLLK; via the coding sequence ATGAAAAGAAAACTATTTAGAATTGCCGCTGCCCCAGGTTCCCTTGCCGTTCTACTCAACGGCCAGTTACGTTATATGAACGATTTTTTTGACGTAACAGGTGTAGCTTCTGAAGGTTCACAGCACCAAACGATAAGGGACAGTGAAGGTATTCGTACGGTAGTTGTCAATATTGACCGAAAAATAAATCTTTGGGCCGATATCGTATCCCTATACAAGTTGTTCGTTCTTTTTAAAAAGGAAAAGCCCGATATCATTCATTCCATCACCCCTAAAGCGGGACTGTTGAGCATGGTTGCCGGTTACCTGGCCGGGGTCCCTTATCGCCTGCATACCTTTACGGGCCTGGTTTTCCCTACCCAACAAGGTCTAATAAAGCATATGCTTATCTTCTTCGACCGCATCATCTGTTTTTGTGCGACCCATATTTATCCAGAGGGAAGGGGGGTAAAGAAGGATCTTACTGCATACAAAATCACCCGTAAACCTTTAAAGATTATTGGTCACGGGAATGTGAACGGTATTGATTTAGACCACTTCGACCCTATGCTCTATCCTAGCAATATTCAAAAGGAAATAAGGAAAAATCTACATATCGACGAATCTGATTTTATATGGTCTTTTGTGGGCCGAATTGGGTTTGATAAAGGGATAGAGGAAATGATCACTTCCTTTGTTCAAGTACAAAAAGAATCAAAAAACTCTAAATTATTGCTCGTGGGGCCTTACGAAAAGGATATGGACCCCTTGCCCCCATCCATAGAAAAGGAAATTGAAGAAAACGAGGGCATTATATCCGTGGGTTGGCAACAAGATGTTAGACCCTATTTTGCCATTTCGAACGTATTCGTATTTCCCAGTTACAGAGAGGGATTCCCAAATGTACTTCTCCAAGCCGGCGCTATGGGCAAATACAGTATCGTTACCAATATTAATGGTTCTAATGAAATTATCGAAGACGGAATAAATGGTACGATTATACCCGTAAAGAACAGCGATGCCCTAACCCATGCCATGCTAAACTGCTTAAATACCCCATCCGACTACTTCGGTTCCAATCCAAAATACAGACAACTGATTTCCGAAAAATATAGCCAACAGTTCGTTTGGTCGGAGCAGCTCAAAGAATACCGATTGCTCAAGTAG
- a CDS encoding glycosyltransferase, whose protein sequence is MNVTLFIYSMAGGGAERVVSYLLPYLKEQGFSVHLVLMNDTISYDIPKDINIHYLERSKGDENGIIKLLKLPFLAFKYARLLKKLNVSHSFSLLTRPNYINTLSQLFTSFRPKIIISERSFPSLQYGYGNFQSKVNNWLISKLYPKADYILCNSQGNANDLITNYGIDSNITDVIYNPVDIENITNRQAANSFFDPHYFNMITVGRLDTGKNHELLIRALQNLPQARLYILGSGVLSEYLTELAKELRLQDRVFFLGFDNNPYQYLKAADLFVFGSNHEGFPNVLLEAMCCGLPILTTNCKSGPSEIMKLEEAHDEDIMKTPYGILTPVGDVDLMAKGMTFFLENPQYLNDCKTKVLERIKDFSKEGILKAYELALSKQ, encoded by the coding sequence ATGAACGTAACCCTTTTTATATATTCCATGGCCGGTGGTGGTGCCGAACGAGTAGTTTCCTATCTACTACCCTACCTAAAAGAACAAGGATTTTCCGTTCATTTGGTGCTTATGAACGACACTATCAGTTATGACATTCCCAAAGACATTAATATCCATTATTTAGAAAGGTCAAAGGGCGATGAAAATGGAATAATCAAACTACTAAAACTACCTTTTTTAGCTTTTAAATATGCTAGACTACTGAAAAAATTAAATGTTAGCCATTCGTTTAGCTTGCTTACACGACCAAACTACATTAACACTTTATCGCAATTATTTACTTCGTTTCGCCCCAAAATCATTATAAGTGAACGATCTTTTCCCAGTCTACAATACGGTTATGGGAATTTTCAATCAAAAGTGAATAATTGGCTTATCTCCAAGTTGTATCCGAAAGCCGATTATATTCTTTGCAATTCTCAAGGAAATGCAAACGATTTAATAACAAATTATGGTATTGATTCAAATATAACCGATGTTATTTATAACCCAGTCGACATTGAGAATATTACAAACAGGCAAGCAGCTAACTCGTTTTTCGACCCCCACTATTTCAACATGATTACGGTGGGGAGACTTGATACCGGTAAAAACCATGAACTTTTGATTCGTGCCCTACAAAATCTGCCCCAGGCCAGGTTATATATTTTGGGCTCGGGAGTACTATCGGAATATTTAACCGAACTCGCAAAAGAATTGAGATTACAAGACCGCGTATTCTTCCTTGGCTTTGACAACAACCCTTATCAATACTTAAAAGCGGCCGATTTATTTGTTTTCGGCTCCAATCACGAAGGCTTTCCTAATGTTCTCTTAGAAGCCATGTGCTGCGGGCTACCTATTTTGACTACAAATTGTAAATCCGGCCCTAGTGAGATCATGAAGCTCGAAGAAGCCCATGATGAAGATATAATGAAAACACCTTACGGGATTTTAACTCCGGTCGGTGATGTTGACCTTATGGCCAAGGGCATGACGTTTTTCTTAGAAAACCCCCAATACCTAAACGATTGCAAAACCAAGGTTCTTGAACGAATAAAAGATTTTAGCAAAGAAGGCATTCTAAAAGCCTACGAATTAGCTTTGTCCAAACAATAA
- the asnB gene encoding asparagine synthase (glutamine-hydrolyzing), which translates to MCGIYGTTIPYKEQEVREKLKRTSFRGPDQMGLKTYQSILGKITFGHNRLSIIDLDSRSNQPLEYAKNIHIVFNGEIYNFKEIREILKKKGHSFSTTSDTEVICAAYLEYGEECVKHFNGMFAFVIFDATKQLLFGAKDRMGQKPFYYYLNGKDFEFSSQISSIALFNTNLTISRNSIQEYLAWSSVPSPHSIFNEIKKLEDGHSFTFDLQNGVFKEKQYWDIDYLNPPNYKGSFLSAQDHLEELLSDATRIRLFADVPVGVFLSGGVDSSLIAALATKSTSKKIKTFCVRFNEKGFNESHYAQQVADHLDTEHEVIDCDYKEGIDLLDNFSFYYDEPFADASAVPSMLLAKHTKKQVTVALSGDGGDEGFLGYHRYNWIDKINIFMKFPYPIRKQMTKLITSVPNYRFKVAANVIDSKDIEEAYLKTVFSPDQSWMSTPNSNPEFEELKYLMHNNKNIYERAANFDIKTYLNWDINQKVDRASMAYSLETRSPFLDYRIMEFAQTLPTSFKYKSGNQKRILKEILYKHVPKSIFDRPKAGFAMPFKVWFREDLKEFVLDQLSLENLNSIPGIKPEVISSMIESHMNGSWNHYPLIWKLLVLKQWLDKNGKGFSIQ; encoded by the coding sequence ATGTGCGGAATATACGGGACTACTATACCTTATAAAGAGCAAGAGGTAAGAGAAAAATTAAAAAGAACAAGCTTCCGAGGCCCTGATCAAATGGGGCTAAAAACCTACCAAAGTATACTGGGGAAAATCACATTCGGACATAACCGTCTATCGATTATAGATCTTGACTCTAGATCAAATCAACCTTTAGAATATGCTAAAAATATACATATAGTATTCAATGGTGAAATTTATAATTTTAAAGAAATAAGAGAAATCCTTAAGAAAAAAGGACATTCGTTTTCTACAACAAGTGACACAGAAGTTATTTGTGCCGCTTATTTAGAATACGGGGAAGAATGTGTCAAACATTTTAACGGAATGTTTGCCTTCGTTATTTTTGATGCAACCAAACAATTGTTGTTCGGAGCGAAAGACCGCATGGGGCAAAAACCTTTTTATTATTATTTAAATGGAAAAGATTTTGAATTTTCCAGTCAAATTTCGTCTATAGCACTGTTTAATACGAATCTAACAATCTCCAGAAATAGCATTCAAGAATATTTAGCATGGAGCTCTGTTCCTAGTCCCCATTCCATATTTAATGAGATAAAAAAATTGGAAGATGGTCACTCTTTTACATTTGACCTTCAAAACGGAGTGTTTAAAGAAAAACAATATTGGGATATTGATTACTTAAACCCACCAAACTATAAAGGGTCATTTTTATCAGCTCAAGACCATCTAGAAGAACTATTGAGTGATGCTACTAGAATTAGACTCTTCGCAGATGTGCCTGTCGGGGTATTTTTATCTGGCGGGGTAGATTCCTCTTTAATTGCGGCGTTAGCTACGAAAAGTACTTCAAAAAAAATAAAAACATTCTGTGTTAGATTTAATGAAAAAGGTTTTAACGAGAGTCATTATGCTCAACAAGTTGCTGACCACCTAGACACTGAACACGAGGTAATAGACTGTGATTACAAAGAAGGTATTGACCTGTTGGATAATTTCTCGTTTTATTATGACGAGCCATTTGCCGATGCTTCCGCCGTACCCTCAATGCTATTAGCAAAACATACAAAAAAACAGGTTACGGTAGCTCTATCAGGTGATGGTGGGGATGAAGGCTTTTTGGGATATCATCGATATAATTGGATAGATAAAATAAACATTTTTATGAAGTTTCCCTATCCAATTCGCAAACAAATGACAAAATTAATAACTTCAGTACCTAATTATCGCTTTAAAGTTGCTGCAAATGTAATTGATTCTAAAGACATTGAAGAAGCTTACCTAAAAACGGTTTTCTCCCCTGATCAATCATGGATGAGTACTCCAAATTCAAACCCTGAGTTTGAAGAGCTTAAATATTTAATGCATAACAACAAAAACATTTATGAACGCGCTGCTAATTTCGATATTAAGACTTATCTAAATTGGGACATTAATCAAAAAGTCGATCGAGCTAGCATGGCTTATTCTTTGGAAACAAGATCTCCATTTCTTGATTATAGGATTATGGAATTTGCTCAAACACTTCCAACCTCATTTAAATATAAATCAGGAAATCAAAAAAGAATTTTAAAAGAAATATTATACAAGCACGTACCTAAATCAATTTTTGACAGGCCAAAAGCTGGATTTGCCATGCCTTTTAAAGTTTGGTTCCGGGAAGATTTAAAAGAATTTGTGCTTGATCAACTTTCTTTAGAAAACCTAAACTCCATACCCGGAATAAAACCCGAAGTTATTTCTTCAATGATTGAAAGTCATATGAATGGTTCTTGGAATCATTACCCCCTTATTTGGAAACTCTTAGTACTTAAACAATGGCTAGACAAAAACGGAAAGGGTTTTTCTATACAATAG
- a CDS encoding glycosyltransferase: MIPTLSTGGAERVISFISQNLDSKLFQSQLLVIDKKENSTFNIEKIPVTYLNKTRVLHAAPQIIHFLYKQKPDIVFSSIGHLNTLIGILSPLFKNIKFVIREASVVSVMQKFSAKKSIGKNFLSKWAFSNVDKVVCQSIDMANDFKNLYDLNDTNIVIIGNPITSGQPASIKKKKTPSNTKKFITVGRLSKEKGHHRVLNVLARLEREFSYLIIGDGPERANLIEQMDRLGLSDKITHIPYTDNVNYYLSENDLYLQGSYVEGFPNAVLESCAAGTPVLAFAAPGGTNEILEHNINGFIVENEEAFLKCLCSDKEWNHEFIQNSVYSKFSAQIILEKYQNLFTSLC; encoded by the coding sequence ATGATTCCAACACTTTCTACGGGAGGAGCAGAACGGGTCATTTCATTCATTTCCCAAAATTTGGATTCTAAATTATTTCAAAGTCAACTTCTTGTTATAGACAAAAAGGAAAATTCTACTTTCAATATAGAGAAAATACCAGTAACCTACTTAAACAAAACAAGGGTTTTACATGCTGCCCCACAAATAATACATTTTTTATATAAACAAAAACCTGATATTGTTTTTAGCTCCATTGGCCACCTAAACACTCTTATTGGTATATTGTCCCCCCTGTTTAAAAATATAAAATTTGTAATACGTGAAGCTAGCGTGGTTAGTGTAATGCAAAAATTTTCTGCAAAAAAAAGCATAGGTAAAAATTTTCTTTCTAAATGGGCTTTTAGTAATGTCGATAAAGTTGTATGCCAATCAATTGATATGGCGAACGATTTTAAAAATTTGTACGATTTAAATGATACAAATATTGTTATAATCGGTAATCCTATTACGTCTGGCCAGCCCGCATCTATAAAAAAGAAAAAAACACCTTCTAATACGAAAAAGTTTATTACGGTTGGACGGTTAAGTAAAGAAAAAGGGCATCATCGTGTTTTGAATGTTTTAGCTAGATTAGAACGGGAGTTTTCATACTTAATTATTGGTGATGGCCCCGAACGAGCCAATCTGATTGAACAAATGGATAGATTAGGGCTATCTGATAAAATCACCCACATTCCCTACACCGATAATGTTAATTATTATTTATCTGAAAACGACTTGTATTTACAAGGTTCTTATGTCGAAGGTTTCCCAAATGCCGTTTTAGAAAGTTGTGCGGCAGGCACCCCGGTTTTAGCGTTTGCTGCTCCTGGAGGCACCAATGAAATTCTTGAACATAATATAAATGGTTTTATAGTAGAAAACGAAGAGGCCTTTCTGAAATGTCTTTGCTCTGACAAAGAATGGAACCACGAGTTCATTCAAAATTCAGTTTATTCAAAATTTAGCGCACAAATCATTTTGGAAAAGTATCAAAACCTCTTTACTTCACTATGCTAA
- the asnB gene encoding asparagine synthase (glutamine-hydrolyzing) yields the protein MCGIYGSTINYSEDKVKAKLAITSYRGPDQMGWQNYNYSKGNIIFGHNRLSIIDLDPRSNQPMAYAEKVHIVFNGEIYNFKTLKQNLEKKGYSFTTTSDTEVICAAYLEYGEECASHLNGMFAFVIYDIENQILFGAKDRLGQKPFYYYLNGEQFEFASQISSIQLFHNKLSISEKSIQEYFTWNSVPSPSSIFNEIKKLEDGHSFTYNLSNSDFKTQQYWDIDLSNKGGFNGDFQRAQNQLEELLTDAVGIRLVADVPVGVFLSGGVDSSLIAAMASKVSTEKVKTFSVKFNEKRFDESTYAQQVADHLRTDHHIIECDYNEGIALIDNFCDYYDEPFADPSAIPSMLLAKHTKQKVTVALSGDGGDEGFLGYPRYQWAKANKKIYKLPLFTRKIAATLLNLSPFKNNRLEALSHYIRLNSIENAYLRSMTNSEASWFEPTYETLKIKELKYLFHTQKNIYERISDFDLKTYLPWDINTKVDRASMAYSLETRSPLLDYRVIEFAQSLPTNYKFDGDNQKRILKEVLYSHVPKHIFDRPKSGFGVPLSLWFKNELKDYVLSELSYDNLKDIPCIKPEGAQKLIDQHMSGQWDNYKIIWKLLVLKQWLSRNGDGFSIK from the coding sequence ATGTGCGGAATATATGGCTCTACAATAAATTATAGTGAAGATAAGGTCAAGGCAAAACTGGCTATTACATCTTATAGGGGACCAGACCAAATGGGATGGCAGAATTACAACTACTCTAAAGGAAATATTATTTTTGGTCATAACCGATTATCCATCATAGACCTTGACCCTAGATCGAACCAACCTATGGCTTACGCCGAAAAGGTGCATATTGTTTTTAATGGAGAAATCTATAATTTTAAAACCTTAAAGCAAAATTTAGAAAAAAAAGGATATTCTTTTACCACCACCAGTGATACCGAAGTTATTTGTGCGGCCTATCTAGAATACGGGGAAGAATGTGCCTCTCATTTAAATGGAATGTTCGCTTTTGTAATCTACGACATTGAAAATCAAATACTTTTCGGCGCAAAAGATCGCCTAGGACAAAAACCTTTTTATTATTATTTAAACGGAGAACAGTTTGAATTTGCAAGCCAAATTTCCTCTATCCAACTCTTTCACAATAAACTTAGTATTTCAGAAAAATCGATTCAGGAATATTTTACATGGAATTCCGTCCCCTCCCCTAGCTCCATTTTTAATGAAATAAAAAAATTGGAAGATGGTCATTCCTTCACCTATAACTTAAGTAATTCCGATTTTAAAACACAGCAATATTGGGACATTGATCTTTCGAACAAGGGCGGATTCAATGGTGATTTTCAGAGGGCACAAAATCAATTGGAGGAATTATTAACCGATGCCGTAGGAATTAGATTGGTTGCCGATGTCCCCGTTGGTGTTTTTCTTTCAGGAGGAGTCGATTCATCTCTTATTGCCGCTATGGCCTCAAAAGTTAGCACAGAAAAAGTCAAGACTTTTTCTGTAAAATTCAATGAAAAAAGATTTGACGAAAGCACCTATGCCCAACAAGTGGCCGACCATCTACGCACTGACCATCATATTATAGAGTGTGATTATAATGAAGGTATTGCCTTAATCGATAATTTTTGCGACTATTACGACGAACCCTTTGCTGATCCTTCGGCAATACCCTCAATGTTACTTGCCAAACATACCAAGCAGAAAGTTACCGTAGCCCTTTCAGGAGATGGAGGTGATGAAGGTTTTTTAGGATACCCACGCTATCAATGGGCAAAAGCGAATAAAAAAATTTATAAGCTTCCTTTATTTACTCGAAAAATAGCAGCAACTCTTTTGAATCTTTCCCCTTTCAAAAACAATCGTTTAGAAGCCTTATCTCACTACATTCGATTAAACAGTATAGAAAACGCATACCTCAGATCTATGACCAATTCGGAGGCTTCATGGTTTGAACCAACTTATGAAACCTTAAAAATTAAAGAACTCAAGTACCTTTTTCATACTCAAAAGAACATTTATGAAAGAATTTCAGATTTTGATTTAAAAACTTACTTGCCGTGGGACATTAACACCAAAGTAGATCGTGCAAGTATGGCGTATTCTTTAGAAACACGCTCCCCTCTTCTAGACTATCGAGTTATAGAATTTGCACAATCGCTTCCTACCAACTATAAATTTGACGGGGATAATCAAAAACGAATACTTAAAGAGGTTTTATATTCCCATGTACCAAAACATATTTTCGACAGACCCAAATCAGGGTTCGGCGTACCATTAAGCCTTTGGTTTAAAAATGAACTTAAGGACTACGTATTATCTGAATTATCTTATGACAACTTAAAAGACATTCCATGTATCAAGCCAGAAGGCGCTCAGAAATTAATCGACCAACATATGAGCGGTCAATGGGATAATTATAAGATAATATGGAAGTTGTTGGTTTTAAAACAGTGGCTATCTAGAAATGGTGATGGTTTCTCAATAAAATAG
- a CDS encoding O-antigen ligase family protein: MNKVLKFSILGLFMLNIPSFILTYLNPVLSSALSYLSFGLLILFFLTNSRSEINKWLLVIGVLYFCIGSLSGQTYIPPFDVYLIEWVKYFIIVICGNEVVKRTTTKEMSIFLLIGASSIILQIFLFNNPLKDYGRYSGFFLNPNAGGFICILGYALSYSIKNRKFKFFAQWTFTLMGLLTFSRTFILLWVIINLISIKLSIKNANKLLLGAGLLFTLVAYNSFLPVKNQRLTQLAGTISGDSNAARDLNEGSRTETWAKFYEFVLDKPLFGNGSGSFGGGGLGGFLGAHNSYLKLIGEAGIIPFLLLVFYFIYLIKNGYHLFDHAPYLFFMAIALASILMTNHSFFKNGYLLFSALWIYAQINLLKRQKIIEPVNNMNARKTSLE; encoded by the coding sequence TTGAACAAAGTTTTAAAATTTAGCATTTTAGGTCTTTTCATGTTAAATATACCAAGCTTTATTCTAACTTATTTAAATCCGGTATTGTCTTCAGCTCTTAGTTATCTATCCTTTGGCCTCCTTATCTTATTTTTTCTAACGAACAGTAGATCCGAAATTAATAAATGGCTTTTAGTTATAGGAGTACTTTACTTTTGTATCGGAAGTCTTTCAGGCCAAACTTACATACCTCCCTTTGATGTTTATCTGATAGAATGGGTCAAGTATTTCATAATAGTAATCTGCGGCAACGAAGTTGTAAAGCGAACAACCACCAAAGAGATGTCTATATTTTTACTTATTGGAGCCTCAAGCATTATTTTACAAATTTTTCTTTTTAATAATCCACTAAAGGACTATGGGAGATATAGCGGTTTCTTTTTAAACCCTAATGCAGGTGGTTTTATATGTATATTAGGCTATGCACTGAGTTATTCTATAAAAAATAGAAAATTTAAATTTTTTGCCCAATGGACTTTTACATTAATGGGCTTATTAACTTTTTCCAGAACTTTTATATTACTTTGGGTAATTATTAATTTAATTTCAATTAAACTCTCCATAAAAAATGCAAATAAGCTGCTTTTAGGGGCTGGATTATTATTTACACTCGTGGCCTACAACTCTTTTTTACCTGTGAAAAACCAAAGATTAACACAACTAGCAGGAACAATAAGTGGGGATTCCAATGCTGCGAGAGATCTAAATGAAGGATCAAGAACAGAGACATGGGCAAAGTTCTATGAATTTGTACTTGACAAACCCCTTTTTGGCAATGGTTCCGGATCTTTTGGAGGGGGTGGCTTAGGGGGGTTTTTAGGAGCCCATAATTCCTATTTAAAACTCATAGGAGAGGCTGGTATTATCCCTTTTTTGCTTCTAGTTTTTTATTTTATTTATTTAATTAAGAATGGTTATCATTTATTTGACCATGCCCCTTATTTGTTTTTTATGGCAATTGCCCTGGCCAGTATATTAATGACCAACCATAGCTTTTTCAAAAATGGATATCTCTTATTTAGCGCTTTGTGGATATATGCTCAAATTAATCTCTTAAAGCGACAAAAAATAATAGAACCAGTCAACAATATGAATGCTAGAAAGACATCGTTGGAGTAA
- a CDS encoding glycosyltransferase has product MAKKKISFVIYSLNSGGAERVITELANSFVHDFDVFIITLVKTEPFYKLNPEVNLLYCSENIKNHTTPLKSIIDGVSRIRTLTKIIKKNNISLVIGFMTTSNIYAIWAAKLCRISCIVSERANHSIYKLPRLQALVRDISYKLCNYLVVQTDANKRFYSTKLSSSKIIVIPNPIAPALSTKRNLQLNKPKDNIILNVGSFKKGKAQELLISAFSNIDNEGWQVIFVGDGPTKQKNLDLTKQLKLENRISFVGKQQNVHEFYNNASLFVFTSEHEGFPNALLEALYFGIPTISTNCEHGPSELITNGENGFLIPVGDQKALEQKITTLINDKKIQKEFQSKSMISTKKYQIENIVEEWRRYIDKLI; this is encoded by the coding sequence ATGGCCAAAAAAAAAATTTCCTTTGTTATTTACAGCCTTAATTCCGGAGGTGCCGAAAGGGTTATAACTGAATTGGCAAACAGTTTTGTTCATGATTTTGACGTTTTTATTATTACTTTGGTTAAGACCGAACCATTTTACAAACTCAATCCCGAAGTAAACCTGTTGTATTGTTCCGAAAACATTAAAAACCACACAACTCCCCTCAAATCAATTATTGACGGGGTATCTAGAATTAGAACCCTTACCAAGATTATAAAAAAGAATAATATTAGTCTTGTTATTGGATTTATGACCACCTCTAACATCTATGCTATATGGGCTGCTAAATTATGCCGTATATCATGCATCGTTAGTGAACGCGCTAATCATAGTATTTATAAGTTACCTAGATTACAGGCATTAGTAAGAGATATAAGCTATAAACTATGCAATTATTTAGTGGTACAAACAGACGCTAACAAGCGATTCTACTCAACAAAGCTTTCGAGTTCAAAAATAATAGTGATTCCCAACCCTATTGCACCAGCACTTTCAACTAAAAGAAACCTGCAGCTAAATAAACCCAAAGACAACATTATTCTTAATGTGGGTAGTTTTAAAAAAGGAAAAGCGCAAGAATTGTTGATATCTGCCTTTTCCAACATTGACAATGAAGGGTGGCAAGTTATTTTTGTGGGGGATGGACCTACTAAACAAAAAAATTTAGATCTCACTAAACAACTTAAACTAGAAAATAGAATAAGCTTTGTTGGAAAACAACAAAATGTTCACGAATTTTACAACAACGCGTCCTTATTTGTTTTCACTTCTGAACATGAAGGATTCCCTAATGCGCTATTGGAAGCCTTATATTTTGGAATCCCAACTATATCAACCAATTGTGAGCATGGTCCTTCTGAGCTAATTACAAATGGAGAAAACGGCTTTCTGATTCCAGTAGGAGACCAAAAAGCCCTAGAACAAAAAATAACTACGTTGATAAATGACAAAAAAATTCAAAAGGAGTTTCAATCCAAATCTATGATTTCTACGAAAAAGTATCAAATTGAAAACATTGTAGAAGAGTGGCGAAGGTACATTGATAAATTAATTTAG
- a CDS encoding glycosyltransferase family 2 protein, whose protein sequence is MFSILTPTYNRADVIDRVYYSLKKQTLKDFEWIIIDDAGTDHTSELVRKWQEEPGQFNITYHKLETNMGKAPAVNYGLSLCSRPITIIADDDDTFISTTLEDLKQVWDTVNKTENGHKIAAVWTLVQDEDNKIIGEKYPSDFWQVNFKQRVLERNAPPLGEKWHSWRTKVLKEYKMHYNPNSHIGPGVTWNIINKDYDFLCLNMVHRTYWYTKDGIIQQKKSRLKVEKRNYYSSYYQLEKVNTYLILREPYYRKVAFNYIKARFFYKDKTTRLGNLRFLACAIAFCITLPKRILMHI, encoded by the coding sequence ATGTTTAGCATTCTCACCCCTACATATAATCGAGCCGATGTGATTGATAGGGTTTATTATTCACTAAAAAAACAAACCCTAAAAGATTTTGAGTGGATTATAATCGATGATGCAGGAACAGACCACACCTCCGAACTTGTTCGAAAGTGGCAAGAAGAACCTGGCCAATTTAACATTACCTATCACAAACTAGAAACTAATATGGGGAAAGCTCCGGCGGTCAATTATGGTTTGAGCCTATGTTCGCGACCAATTACTATAATTGCCGACGATGACGACACATTTATATCTACGACTTTAGAAGATTTAAAACAAGTATGGGATACGGTGAACAAAACCGAAAACGGACACAAAATTGCAGCAGTTTGGACCTTAGTCCAAGATGAAGACAACAAAATAATAGGCGAAAAATACCCCTCTGATTTTTGGCAAGTGAATTTTAAGCAAAGAGTATTGGAACGTAACGCTCCCCCGCTTGGAGAAAAATGGCACAGTTGGCGCACCAAAGTTCTGAAAGAATACAAAATGCATTACAATCCTAATTCCCATATAGGTCCGGGTGTTACTTGGAACATAATTAATAAGGACTATGATTTTTTATGCCTTAACATGGTTCATCGCACCTATTGGTATACCAAGGATGGCATTATTCAACAAAAAAAGTCAAGACTTAAGGTAGAAAAACGAAACTACTATTCGTCATACTACCAATTAGAAAAAGTTAACACATACCTAATATTAAGAGAACCCTATTATAGAAAAGTCGCTTTTAATTATATTAAAGCTCGTTTTTTTTATAAAGACAAAACAACGCGATTAGGTAATCTTCGTTTTTTAGCATGTGCAATCGCATTTTGTATTACATTACCTAAAAGAATATTAATGCATATCTAA